A window of the Bacteroides thetaiotaomicron VPI-5482 genome harbors these coding sequences:
- a CDS encoding translocation/assembly module TamB domain-containing protein — MKRKWIRRVGWILLTPIILFVILMVLLYIPPVQNLLRREVTAYASKATGMQIQVERIDLRFPLNLLVRGVEVIQQPDTLLSLESLNVRVQAWPLLKGKVEVDEVTLSQVAVNSANLIEGMQIKGVLGRFFLQSHGVDLSNETAVVNRTELSDTHIQLLMTDTTTTPKDTTASAPVNWKVNLHQLKLKNVSFGMKLPADSMKMAAYIGEATIDDAKADLKNQFYGLKQFLLSGASASYDTGEAQPSEGFDASHMAVRNIRIGLDSLLYEGRNMNAVIREITMEERSGLSITSLTGRLFSNDSIIRIPELKLQTPHSEIDLSAQTYWELVNIPTTGRLSASFNAHIGKEDVMLFAGGLPQTFKEAYPFRPLVIRAGTDGNLKEMQISRFTVDLPGAFSLKGGGILENLTDSLTRSGTIGLDMVTRNLNFLTGLTGVTPDGSLVIPDSMSLKMKMEMNGPQYKAKLDLKEGKGSMNVNAALNSSTEVYTADLKINDLQLHHFLPKDSIYELSLSADAKGRGLDVMSFHSLANLNLSLDQLHYARYHLSNVHLTGNLKGALATAQLTSDNELLKMTADAEYNLAHSYPDGKVTVDVTQLDLYELGLMPKPMKRPLAFNLSGEARQNRVFTHFTAGDMKLNLSARAGVYPLIRQSTHFVDVLMKQVDEKLLDHAALREALPSAIFSFSAGKENPLAYYMAMKNISFHDASMKFGTAPDWGINGKAAIHALKVDTLQLDTVFFTVKQDTTRMNLRAGVINGPKNPQFSFSTILTGEIRDRDAELLAEYKNEKGKTGVLLGVNARPLVGGRGKGDGLAFTLIPEEPIIAFRKFHFNEDHNWIYLHKNMRVYANVDMWDDEGMGFRVHSVQGDTVSLQNIDVEIRRIRLDEITSVLPYFPEITGLFSAEAHYIQTEKDLQLSAEASIDELTYERQRIGDITLGATWLPGEQGKQYLNAYLNHDKVEVLIADGKLLPTSTGKDSLEVNTTLEHFPLRIANAFIPDELVTLAGDMDGDLNITGSTEQPLINGELILDSVSVLSRQYGANFLFDNRPVQLKNNRLIFDKFAIYTTGKNPFTIDGYVDFRDMSRPMASLNLLAENYTLLNAKRTRESLVYGKVFADLRATIKGPLDGLNMRGNLNLLGNTDVSYVLTDSPLTVQDRLGSLVTFTSFSDTTTVVRQEVPTVSLGGLDMLMMVHIDPSVRVKVDLDASDNRIELEGGGDLSMKYTPQGDLTLTGRYTLSGGLMKYSLPIIAVKEFAIDNGSYVDWTGNPMDPMLNFKATDRIRASVSEGENGGTRMVNFDVSIVVKNRLDNLSFAFDVAAPEDATIQNELTAMGAEERGKQALYIMLMKTYLGTGPIGGGGGGLGKLNMGSALNSVLSSQINSLMGNLKNASVSVGVEDHDASDTGGKRTDYSFRYSQRLFNNRFQIVIGGKVSTGENATNDAESFIDNISLEYRLDRTGTRYVRLFYDKNYESVLEGEITETGVGLVLRKKLDKLSELFIFKKKK, encoded by the coding sequence ATGAAACGAAAATGGATAAGACGGGTGGGCTGGATATTGCTTACTCCTATAATACTTTTTGTAATACTGATGGTATTACTTTATATACCTCCTGTTCAGAATCTTTTGCGACGGGAGGTTACTGCGTATGCTTCTAAAGCAACCGGAATGCAGATTCAGGTGGAACGGATAGACCTTCGTTTTCCGCTTAATCTGCTGGTACGAGGGGTGGAGGTCATACAGCAGCCGGATACCTTATTGTCTTTGGAAAGCCTGAATGTCCGCGTACAGGCATGGCCATTGCTCAAAGGAAAAGTAGAAGTTGACGAGGTTACCTTAAGTCAGGTGGCGGTCAATTCTGCCAATCTGATAGAGGGGATGCAGATAAAAGGCGTTTTGGGACGCTTCTTTCTGCAAAGTCATGGAGTCGATTTATCGAACGAAACGGCAGTTGTCAATCGGACAGAGTTATCCGATACTCATATACAACTTCTGATGACTGATACCACGACCACTCCCAAAGATACGACGGCATCTGCTCCTGTGAACTGGAAGGTGAACCTTCATCAACTGAAGTTGAAGAATGTATCATTCGGTATGAAACTGCCTGCCGACTCCATGAAGATGGCGGCATACATAGGCGAAGCGACCATTGATGACGCCAAAGCGGATTTAAAGAACCAGTTTTATGGATTGAAGCAATTCCTTTTGTCGGGTGCCTCTGCCAGTTATGACACTGGAGAGGCCCAACCGTCGGAAGGTTTTGACGCCTCTCATATGGCAGTCCGGAATATCCGCATCGGATTGGACTCTCTGCTCTACGAAGGCAGAAATATGAACGCTGTGATTCGTGAAATAACGATGGAAGAGCGTTCGGGACTGAGTATTACTTCACTGACAGGGCGGCTCTTTTCGAATGATTCTATCATCCGCATTCCTGAACTGAAACTGCAAACCCCACATTCAGAAATAGACCTGTCCGCCCAGACTTATTGGGAACTCGTAAATATCCCGACGACAGGACGTTTATCCGCCAGCTTTAACGCACATATAGGCAAAGAGGACGTGATGCTTTTTGCCGGCGGACTGCCTCAAACGTTTAAAGAAGCATATCCGTTCCGTCCGTTAGTGATTCGTGCCGGTACGGATGGAAATCTGAAAGAGATGCAGATTTCGCGCTTCACGGTAGACTTGCCGGGAGCTTTCTCGCTAAAGGGGGGAGGAATCCTTGAAAACCTGACGGACAGTCTGACTCGTTCGGGAACTATTGGGCTGGATATGGTTACCCGGAATCTGAACTTCCTGACAGGATTGACTGGAGTCACACCCGATGGCTCTTTAGTAATTCCCGACAGTATGAGTCTCAAGATGAAGATGGAGATGAACGGCCCGCAGTATAAAGCAAAACTCGATCTGAAAGAAGGCAAGGGCAGCATGAATGTAAATGCTGCATTAAACAGTTCGACAGAAGTTTATACGGCCGATCTGAAAATAAACGATCTGCAACTGCATCATTTTCTCCCGAAAGACTCGATTTATGAACTATCTCTTTCGGCAGATGCCAAGGGCAGGGGACTGGATGTCATGTCCTTTCATTCTTTAGCCAATCTGAATCTTTCTTTGGACCAGCTTCATTACGCCCGCTATCATCTTTCGAATGTTCATTTGACGGGAAATCTTAAAGGAGCTTTGGCAACGGCTCAGCTTACGAGTGACAATGAACTTTTGAAAATGACGGCGGATGCAGAATATAATTTAGCTCATAGCTATCCAGACGGTAAAGTGACAGTTGACGTTACTCAGCTTGATTTGTACGAACTGGGACTTATGCCCAAGCCGATGAAGCGTCCGTTGGCATTCAATTTAAGCGGAGAGGCACGGCAGAATCGTGTTTTCACTCATTTCACCGCCGGTGATATGAAACTGAATCTGAGTGCCCGTGCCGGTGTATATCCTCTGATTCGTCAGTCTACCCATTTTGTAGATGTGTTGATGAAGCAGGTGGATGAAAAACTCTTGGATCATGCTGCTTTGCGTGAAGCATTGCCGTCGGCTATTTTCTCTTTTTCGGCAGGAAAGGAGAATCCGTTGGCATACTATATGGCAATGAAGAATATATCGTTCCATGATGCTTCCATGAAATTCGGCACTGCTCCCGATTGGGGAATCAACGGCAAAGCAGCCATCCATGCTTTGAAAGTGGATACCTTGCAACTGGATACGGTCTTTTTCACCGTCAAACAGGATACTACCCGTATGAATCTCCGTGCCGGAGTAATCAACGGACCGAAGAATCCCCAGTTTTCCTTCTCCACTATTCTGACAGGCGAGATTCGCGACCGCGATGCCGAGCTGCTGGCAGAATATAAGAACGAAAAGGGGAAAACCGGTGTGTTGCTTGGAGTCAATGCCCGTCCGCTGGTTGGAGGACGTGGAAAAGGGGATGGACTGGCTTTTACACTGATTCCGGAAGAACCGATTATTGCGTTCCGTAAATTCCACTTCAACGAAGATCATAACTGGATTTATCTGCATAAGAATATGCGCGTGTATGCCAATGTGGATATGTGGGATGATGAAGGTATGGGCTTCCGTGTGCATTCGGTACAGGGAGATACGGTTTCTTTGCAGAATATCGATGTCGAAATCCGGAGAATCCGCTTGGATGAAATAACGAGCGTACTGCCTTACTTCCCCGAAATCACCGGATTGTTCTCGGCAGAAGCACACTACATACAGACCGAAAAGGACCTTCAGCTCTCTGCGGAAGCATCCATTGATGAACTGACTTATGAACGCCAGCGCATTGGTGATATTACTTTGGGGGCTACATGGCTGCCGGGCGAACAGGGAAAACAATACCTCAACGCTTATCTGAATCATGATAAGGTAGAAGTGCTGATAGCAGATGGCAAGCTGCTCCCTACCTCGACGGGAAAGGATAGCCTGGAAGTAAATACGACGTTGGAACACTTCCCGCTTCGTATTGCCAACGCCTTTATTCCCGACGAGCTGGTTACGCTTGCCGGTGATATGGACGGTGACCTGAATATAACAGGCAGTACCGAGCAGCCATTGATAAACGGTGAACTGATACTGGACAGCGTATCTGTCCTGTCACGCCAGTATGGTGCTAACTTCCTGTTTGATAACCGCCCTGTGCAGTTGAAGAACAATCGTCTGATATTTGATAAGTTCGCCATTTACACCACGGGAAAGAATCCGTTTACGATCGACGGTTATGTCGATTTCCGTGATATGTCCCGACCGATGGCGAGTCTGAATCTGCTGGCGGAAAACTATACCTTGTTGAATGCGAAGCGTACTCGCGAAAGCCTTGTCTACGGAAAAGTCTTTGCGGACTTGCGGGCAACCATAAAAGGCCCGTTGGACGGGTTGAATATGCGTGGAAACCTGAATTTGCTGGGCAATACGGATGTCTCGTATGTACTGACCGATTCACCGCTGACCGTGCAGGATCGTCTGGGAAGTCTGGTGACATTTACTTCATTCAGTGATACCACCACAGTTGTCCGTCAGGAAGTGCCTACCGTATCTTTAGGTGGATTGGATATGCTGATGATGGTTCATATCGACCCTTCAGTCAGGGTGAAAGTGGACTTGGACGCCAGTGACAATCGTATCGAACTGGAAGGAGGTGGCGATCTTTCGATGAAATACACTCCGCAGGGAGACCTGACATTGACCGGACGTTACACACTGAGCGGTGGACTGATGAAGTATTCTCTGCCTATCATTGCAGTCAAGGAATTTGCCATCGATAACGGCAGCTATGTAGATTGGACCGGAAACCCGATGGACCCCATGCTGAACTTCAAGGCAACTGACCGTATCCGTGCTTCCGTATCCGAAGGAGAGAACGGAGGAACGAGAATGGTTAACTTTGACGTTTCCATTGTCGTAAAGAACCGGTTGGACAACCTGTCTTTTGCTTTCGACGTAGCGGCCCCGGAAGATGCGACCATACAGAATGAACTGACAGCAATGGGAGCGGAAGAACGTGGAAAACAGGCACTTTATATCATGTTGATGAAAACCTATCTCGGCACCGGACCGATCGGCGGTGGAGGCGGCGGACTTGGCAAGTTGAATATGGGTTCTGCCCTGAACTCCGTACTGAGCAGTCAGATAAATTCACTGATGGGTAACCTGAAGAATGCCAGCGTCTCTGTGGGTGTCGAAGATCATGACGCCTCGGATACCGGCGGCAAGCGTACGGATTACAGTTTCCGTTATTCGCAGCGCCTCTTCAATAACCGCTTCCAGATTGTAATCGGTGGTAAGGTATCGACGGGCGAAAATGCGACGAATGATGCCGAATCCTTCATTGACAACATCTCTTTGGAATATCGTCTGGACCGTACGGGAACCCGTTATGTCCGTTTGTTCTACGATAAGAACTATGAGAGTGTACTCGAAGGGGAGATTACGGAAACCGGAGTCGGTCTGGTACTTCGCAAGAAACTGGATAAGCTCAGTGAACTGTTCATCTTTAAGAAAAAGAAGTAA
- a CDS encoding BamA/TamA family outer membrane protein, which translates to MKDIRINILAGCLIGIVLFSACSVTKHLPEDEILYTGGKTVIVNKSSTRVGETALTEINAALAKTPSTTLLGGFLPIPFKMWMYNDFVKYKKGFGKWMFNRFAANPPVFISTVNPEVRVKVATNLLRDYGYFNGKVTYETLVDKKDSLKASLLYTVDMKNPYFIDTVYYQRFTPQTLKIMERGRRMSYITPGEQFNVVDLDEERSRISTLLRNRGYFYFRPDYMTYQADTTLVPGGHISLRLIPLPGLPAAAQRSYYVGDASVYLFGKNGEAPNDSILYKNLNIHYYDKLQVRPNMLYRWMNYQQFVRSKQMRASNRTRLYSQYRQEQVQEKLSQLGIFSYMDMQYAPRDTTAACDTLDVTMQATFAKPLDAELELNVVTKSNDQTGPGASFGVTRNNVFGGGESWNVKLKGSYEWQTGGGEKSSLMNSWEMGLSTSLTFPRVVFPHLGKREFDFPATTTFRLYINQLNRAKYYKLLSFGGNATYDFQPSRTSRHSITPFKLTFNVLQHQSEDFKEIAEANPALYVSLRNQFIPAMEYTYTYDNASGRRIKNPIWWQSTVTSAGNITSLIYRAFGKPFNEEDKSLLGAPFAQFVKLNTELRHLWNIDKNNAIASRMAVGALFTYGNATIAPYSEQFYVGGANSIRAFTVRSVGPGGYHPEEGKYSYLDQTGTFRFEANVEYRFRIFKSFWGATFLDAGNVWLLRKDRKLLADGKEARPNSQLRLKTFPKQIALGTGVGIRYDMDILVFRLDFGIPLHLPYDTERSGYYNVTGAFFKNLGIHFAIGYPF; encoded by the coding sequence ATGAAAGATATACGTATTAACATATTAGCAGGCTGTCTTATAGGTATAGTGTTGTTTTCGGCGTGTTCGGTGACGAAACATCTGCCCGAAGATGAAATACTCTATACCGGAGGAAAAACGGTGATAGTCAATAAATCATCGACACGGGTTGGTGAAACTGCTTTGACGGAAATCAATGCAGCGCTTGCCAAAACTCCCAGTACTACTCTGTTGGGAGGTTTTCTGCCTATTCCTTTTAAAATGTGGATGTATAACGACTTCGTGAAATACAAGAAAGGATTCGGTAAGTGGATGTTTAACCGCTTTGCCGCCAATCCGCCCGTATTTATTTCTACTGTCAATCCCGAAGTACGTGTCAAGGTAGCCACTAACCTGCTCCGTGATTACGGATATTTCAATGGAAAGGTGACTTACGAGACTTTGGTCGATAAGAAAGATAGTCTGAAAGCAAGTCTGCTCTATACGGTAGATATGAAGAACCCTTATTTCATTGATACAGTGTATTATCAGCGTTTCACTCCCCAGACTCTGAAGATCATGGAACGCGGACGTCGTATGTCTTACATCACCCCCGGCGAACAGTTTAATGTGGTGGATTTGGATGAAGAACGTTCCCGTATCAGTACCCTTTTGCGTAATCGGGGATATTTCTACTTCCGTCCGGACTATATGACCTATCAGGCAGATACAACCTTGGTTCCCGGCGGACATATCAGTCTTCGTCTGATTCCTCTTCCGGGATTACCGGCTGCCGCTCAACGTTCTTACTATGTAGGAGATGCTTCGGTCTATCTCTTCGGAAAGAATGGCGAGGCACCTAATGACAGTATCTTGTACAAGAATCTGAATATTCACTATTATGATAAACTGCAGGTCCGTCCGAATATGCTCTATCGATGGATGAACTATCAGCAGTTTGTACGGAGCAAACAGATGAGGGCTTCCAACCGTACCCGTCTTTATAGCCAGTACCGGCAGGAGCAGGTGCAGGAGAAATTGAGTCAGCTCGGTATATTCAGCTATATGGATATGCAATATGCTCCCCGAGATACGACAGCGGCTTGTGATACACTGGATGTCACTATGCAGGCTACATTTGCCAAACCGTTGGATGCAGAACTGGAACTGAATGTAGTAACGAAGAGTAATGACCAGACCGGTCCCGGTGCATCTTTCGGTGTCACTCGTAACAATGTATTCGGAGGTGGTGAAAGCTGGAACGTAAAACTGAAAGGCTCTTATGAGTGGCAGACCGGAGGCGGTGAGAAGAGCTCACTGATGAACAGTTGGGAAATGGGGCTTTCTACCTCTCTGACTTTTCCGAGAGTCGTGTTCCCGCATCTGGGTAAACGGGAGTTTGACTTCCCGGCCACGACGACCTTTCGTCTGTATATCAACCAGCTGAACCGGGCAAAGTATTATAAACTGCTGTCCTTTGGCGGCAATGCTACATACGATTTCCAGCCCTCCCGTACCAGCCGGCATAGTATTACTCCTTTTAAACTGACATTTAATGTCTTGCAGCATCAGTCTGAGGATTTTAAAGAGATAGCTGAAGCTAATCCTGCATTGTATGTCAGTCTTAGGAACCAGTTTATTCCGGCGATGGAATATACGTATACGTATGACAATGCTTCGGGTCGTCGGATAAAGAACCCTATCTGGTGGCAGTCTACCGTCACTTCGGCGGGTAATATCACTTCCCTTATTTACCGTGCTTTTGGCAAGCCGTTCAATGAAGAGGATAAGAGTTTGCTGGGGGCTCCGTTTGCACAGTTTGTGAAGTTGAATACAGAGTTGCGTCATTTGTGGAACATAGATAAGAATAATGCGATAGCCAGCCGCATGGCAGTAGGTGCACTGTTTACTTATGGCAATGCTACGATAGCTCCCTATAGTGAACAATTTTATGTAGGTGGTGCCAATAGTATCCGTGCTTTTACAGTGCGCAGTGTCGGTCCGGGCGGTTATCATCCGGAAGAGGGAAAATATTCCTACCTGGATCAGACAGGAACCTTCCGCTTTGAGGCGAATGTGGAATATCGTTTCCGTATTTTCAAGAGCTTTTGGGGAGCTACCTTTCTGGATGCAGGAAATGTGTGGTTGTTGCGCAAAGACAGAAAGCTTTTGGCTGATGGAAAAGAAGCACGTCCCAATTCACAACTGCGTCTGAAGACTTTCCCTAAACAAATAGCTTTGGGAACGGGTGTCGGTATCCGTTATGACATGGATATTCTCGTATTCCGTCTCGACTTCGGTATTCCTCTGCATCTGCCTTATGATACGGAACGTAGCGGCTATTATAATGTAACCGGAGCTTTCTTCAAGAATCTGGGAATACATTTTGCTATCGGTTACCCGTTCTAA
- a CDS encoding nucleotidyltransferase family protein produces the protein MKPTLFLLAAGMGSRYGGLKQLDGLGPNGETIMDYSIYDAINAGFGKLVFVIRKDFEQDFREKIISKYEGHIPCELVFQSIDDLPEGFTCPADRTKPWGTNHAVMMGADVISEPFAVINCDDFYGRDSFQVMGKFLSALPENSKNVYSMVGFRVGNTLSESGTVSRGICSTDANNLLTSVVERTKIQRLDGEVKYIDDNGEWTATPDTTPVSMNFWGFTPDYFAYSEEFFKTFLSDPKNMENLKSEFFIPLMVDKLINDGTATVEVLDTTSKWFGVTYPEDRQSVVDKIQALVDAGEYPAKLF, from the coding sequence ATGAAACCAACTTTATTCTTATTGGCTGCTGGTATGGGTAGCCGTTATGGAGGCTTGAAGCAATTGGACGGACTGGGTCCTAACGGCGAAACTATTATGGATTACTCTATCTATGATGCTATCAACGCAGGATTTGGTAAGCTTGTATTTGTAATCCGCAAAGATTTTGAACAGGATTTCCGCGAAAAGATTATTTCTAAATACGAAGGCCACATTCCTTGCGAACTGGTATTCCAGTCTATTGATGATCTTCCGGAAGGATTCACTTGTCCGGCAGACCGTACAAAACCATGGGGTACAAATCATGCGGTAATGATGGGAGCTGATGTGATTAGTGAACCGTTTGCGGTAATCAACTGCGATGACTTCTATGGTCGTGACTCGTTCCAGGTAATGGGCAAATTCCTGTCTGCTCTTCCCGAAAATTCCAAGAATGTTTATTCAATGGTAGGTTTCCGTGTGGGAAATACGTTGAGCGAGAGCGGTACGGTATCTCGTGGTATCTGCAGTACAGATGCTAACAACTTGCTGACTTCCGTAGTGGAACGTACGAAGATTCAACGTCTGGACGGCGAAGTAAAATACATCGATGATAACGGTGAATGGACAGCTACTCCTGATACGACTCCGGTAAGTATGAACTTCTGGGGCTTTACTCCCGACTACTTTGCTTACAGTGAAGAGTTCTTCAAGACTTTCCTGAGCGATCCGAAGAACATGGAGAACCTGAAGAGCGAATTCTTTATCCCGCTGATGGTGGATAAATTGATTAACGACGGAACTGCAACTGTAGAAGTTCTGGATACTACCAGCAAATGGTTTGGTGTAACTTATCCGGAAGACCGTCAGAGCGTAGTGGATAAGATTCAGGCATTGGTAGATGCCGGTGAATACCCTGCTAAATTGTTCTAA